From the Acidobacteriota bacterium genome, the window GGATATCGAGGTCAGAGCTCACGACCAGCAAACCGTCACCGAGACTCGACGTCAGGTCTTCGAGCAGCTCTGATGTCCTGGCCCTCTCTGATTCGCAGGCACGTGCCGTCTGATGGAGTTCTCTCACAGCGCGTTGCGCGTCATGAGCATTATCCGCATCAAGATCACGCATCATTTCCCGTACCGGCGCCGCAGTCGTTCGCCAGGTCACCATTTCGAGGGACACCACCGCCAGCACCCAAAGCAGTATCGCAACCCACACTCCGCTCCAACCGTCACGTCCCGACGCCCAATAGAGGCCCAGGAACAACAGCGGCAGCCCCGCCAGAGCCGAAGTCAGCAGATGGACGCGTCGCTTCACGAGTAACCCCGAAATCGATAGCCGGCGCCGATGATCGTCTCGATCACCTCACCGCCGAGCTTTTTCCGGAGCGCCCTGACGTGGACATCGACCGTCCGCGTTTCGATGTCGCTCGACAGACCCCAGACCCGTTCAAGGATGTTCTCGCGCGACGCGACCCGCGGCCTTGTCGTCACCAGATGCCACAGGAGTTCGAACTCACGTACGGTGAGCCGGACAGGCGCGCCGTCGAGCTTCACCTCCATCGCCCCCCGGTCAATTTCGAGCCGGGAGTCGGCGTAGGAGTCGTCCGGCACACCGCCGTCCAGGTTCCTCCGCCGGAGAAGTGCGCGGATCCGGCTGCGGAGTTCTCGCAGAGAGAACGGCTTCGTGATGTAGTCGTCCGCGCCGAGGTCGAGGCCGAGGACCC encodes:
- a CDS encoding response regulator transcription factor; the protein is MTSQRLVLVEDDPDLSTTLGIALERDGYQVERFATGREGLEGILDNPPDLVILDLNLPDLDGLGVCRELRETPAVADLPIIILTARVTESDRVLGLDLGADDYITKPFSLRELRSRIRALLRRRNLDGGVPDDSYADSRLEIDRGAMEVKLDGAPVRLTVREFELLWHLVTTRPRVASRENILERVWGLSSDIETRTVDVHVRALRKKLGGEVIETIIGAGYRFRGYS